The following are encoded in a window of Geobacter metallireducens GS-15 genomic DNA:
- a CDS encoding HlyD family secretion protein, producing MKKKVALIAILLLAVAAIAWFVTRRTGNDSSTVAVSGTIELTEVEVSFKIPGRVRERLVDEGELVKAGQVVARLDDDDLRLEVAQRERDTEAMAANLRELETGFRKEDIVRADAAVNRVKAETDRLKADFARQEALFRRDVISRRDYDAAKAAHESSQAALREAVAQQELMHRGPRKEQIDAARARFGQARETLELARTRLGYTTLAAPMAGLVLAKHVEPGEQVAAGTPIISVGDMPNTWMRAYIAETDLGRVKVGQKARVKSDTWPDRRYEGTVTFISPEAEFTPKSVQTEKERVKLVYRIKITIPNPAMELKPGMPVDAEIGTGDQGPGTGK from the coding sequence ATGAAGAAAAAGGTAGCCCTGATCGCCATCCTGCTTCTGGCCGTCGCGGCCATTGCCTGGTTCGTCACCCGCCGCACGGGGAACGACAGCAGCACCGTTGCCGTTTCAGGAACCATCGAGTTGACCGAGGTGGAGGTGAGCTTCAAGATTCCTGGGCGGGTACGGGAGCGGCTCGTTGACGAGGGTGAGCTGGTGAAGGCGGGGCAGGTGGTGGCACGGCTTGACGATGATGACCTTCGCCTGGAAGTGGCCCAGCGGGAGCGTGACACGGAAGCCATGGCAGCGAATCTGCGGGAACTGGAGACCGGTTTCCGGAAGGAGGACATCGTCCGGGCCGACGCCGCCGTGAACAGGGTCAAGGCCGAGACCGATCGTCTCAAGGCCGATTTCGCCCGGCAGGAGGCCCTGTTCCGGCGCGATGTCATCTCCCGCCGCGACTACGATGCCGCCAAGGCCGCCCATGAGTCGTCCCAGGCAGCCCTCCGGGAGGCCGTGGCCCAGCAGGAGCTCATGCACCGGGGCCCCCGTAAGGAACAGATCGACGCAGCCCGGGCGCGCTTCGGCCAGGCTCGGGAGACACTGGAACTTGCCCGCACCCGCCTCGGCTACACCACCCTCGCCGCCCCCATGGCGGGGCTCGTCCTGGCCAAGCACGTGGAACCGGGGGAACAGGTGGCCGCCGGCACCCCCATCATCAGCGTGGGCGACATGCCTAACACCTGGATGCGGGCCTACATCGCCGAGACCGACCTGGGGCGGGTAAAGGTGGGGCAGAAGGCCCGGGTGAAGAGCGACACCTGGCCCGATCGCCGCTACGAGGGGACCGTCACCTTCATCTCACCGGAGGCGGAATTCACCCCCAAGAGCGTGCAGACGGAAAAGGAGCGGGTGAAGCTCGTCTACCGGATCAAAATCACCATCCCGAACCCCGCCATGGAACTGAAGCCGGGGATGCCGGTGGATGCTGAAATCGGTACCGGCGACCAGGGACCGGGGACCGGGAAATAA
- the rplQ gene encoding 50S ribosomal protein L17, with protein sequence MRHNKAGRRLGRTTSHRIAMFRNMVTSFLEHERITTTDAKAKELRSIAEKMITLGKRGDLHAQRQAASYIRDKKVVTKLFSTIAPRYKERDGGYTRIIKLGIRPGDNAPLSVIELVEEQVNKKEKKAKPAKAAIVATAPAVEQAAVLTSPADEPVVAEENAPQSAVKDAVDECEGKAD encoded by the coding sequence ATGCGTCACAATAAGGCAGGGAGAAGACTTGGAAGAACCACGAGCCACCGGATAGCGATGTTTCGTAACATGGTGACCTCGTTTCTGGAGCATGAGCGGATCACTACCACTGATGCGAAGGCAAAAGAGCTCCGTTCCATCGCTGAAAAAATGATTACATTGGGCAAAAGAGGTGATCTGCATGCACAGCGTCAGGCTGCCTCCTATATCCGGGACAAGAAAGTCGTTACCAAGCTTTTCTCGACCATAGCCCCCCGCTACAAAGAGCGTGATGGCGGATATACGCGTATCATCAAGCTCGGCATCCGTCCGGGCGACAATGCTCCACTGTCTGTCATAGAGCTCGTTGAGGAGCAGGTGAACAAAAAAGAAAAGAAGGCCAAACCGGCCAAGGCAGCTATCGTTGCAACAGCACCTGCTGTCGAGCAAGCTGCCGTTCTCACCTCCCCTGCTGACGAACCAGTAGTTGCCGAGGAAAACGCTCCTCAGTCCGCTGTTAAGGATGCGGTCGATGAGTGTGAAGGCAAAGCAGACTAA
- a CDS encoding DNA-directed RNA polymerase subunit alpha, translated as MYRNWRDLISPKKLQVESESLTNTYGKFFAEPFERGFGTTLGNSLRRVLLSSLQGAAISSVKIKGVLHEFSSIPGVTEDVTNIILNLKGVSLKMHGNEARTVRIIHKGDGIVKAGDIVTDANVEILNPDHHIATCSKDANLEMEMVVKLGKGYVPSDRNRDEKAPVGTMPIDAIFSPIKKVNFTVSNARVGQMTDYDKLTLEVWTNGSVVPEDAVAFAAKILKEQLSIFINFDEEAEPAEEAETEEERERVNENLYRSVDELELSVRSANCLKNAGIKMIGELVSRSEAEMLKTQNFGRKSLNEIKDILADMGLTLGMKLDGFPDPEVMRRIRGERKDEE; from the coding sequence ATGTACAGAAACTGGCGTGACCTGATCAGCCCCAAGAAGCTTCAGGTTGAGAGTGAATCGCTTACCAATACATACGGAAAATTTTTTGCTGAGCCCTTCGAACGTGGATTTGGAACGACACTCGGAAACTCGCTGCGAAGAGTGCTTCTTTCATCACTTCAGGGTGCCGCGATTTCTTCCGTGAAAATTAAGGGAGTGCTCCACGAGTTTTCATCCATCCCCGGTGTGACTGAGGATGTTACGAATATCATACTCAATCTCAAAGGTGTCAGCCTCAAGATGCACGGAAATGAGGCCCGCACAGTACGTATTATTCACAAAGGTGACGGGATTGTTAAGGCAGGCGATATTGTCACCGATGCAAATGTTGAAATTCTGAACCCAGACCACCATATTGCCACCTGTTCGAAGGATGCCAATCTGGAGATGGAGATGGTGGTAAAGCTGGGCAAGGGGTATGTGCCTTCGGATCGTAACCGTGATGAGAAGGCTCCGGTTGGAACGATGCCGATCGATGCCATATTCTCTCCCATCAAGAAAGTGAATTTCACTGTCTCAAATGCTCGTGTAGGTCAAATGACCGACTATGACAAGCTGACTCTTGAAGTCTGGACGAACGGCAGTGTTGTTCCGGAAGATGCTGTTGCGTTTGCTGCAAAGATTCTTAAGGAGCAACTGAGCATTTTTATCAACTTCGATGAAGAAGCCGAACCTGCTGAGGAAGCGGAAACCGAGGAGGAGCGTGAACGGGTTAACGAGAACCTTTATCGCTCCGTAGACGAGCTCGAACTGTCCGTACGCTCGGCAAACTGCCTCAAAAATGCCGGTATCAAGATGATTGGCGAACTTGTTTCGCGTTCCGAGGCTGAGATGCTCAAGACACAAAACTTCGGGCGCAAATCCCTGAACGAGATCAAGGATATTCTCGCAGATATGGGACTTACTCTCGGGATGAAGCTGGATGGCTTCCCTGACCCTGAGGTTATGCGTAGGATCCGTGGGGAGCGGAAGGACGAAGAATAA
- a CDS encoding ABC transporter permease: MLERLRCMLVKEIIQALRDPRMRFILFIIPAVQTVIFGYAVNTDVRNVTTAVYDLDNSPESRDLVARFQRSGYFLITQRINHESRVRELMDRGEVKAILRINRGFGAGLGGGRTAPLQIILDGTDSNTAGIVLNYASRITARLNDELRGAQLPRSAGARVFAGGVQLQSRAWFNENLESSNYYVPAVIANIVLIITMLLSGMAVVREKEIGTMEQIIVTPISRSEFILGKTIPFVLIGFIDVAVITAVSKFWFQVPIRGSLPLLFGSTALFLMSTLGFGLFISTISTTQQQAMMSSFFFIFPAMLLSGFAFPIENMPRVIQYFTYLNPLRYYLVIIRGIFLKGVGVDILWPQMTGLLVLGSVILGFAVKRFRKTLA, from the coding sequence ATGCTGGAGCGGCTCAGATGCATGCTAGTAAAAGAAATCATCCAGGCCCTTCGGGATCCCCGAATGCGCTTCATTCTCTTCATAATCCCCGCCGTTCAGACGGTGATCTTCGGCTATGCGGTGAACACCGACGTACGGAACGTGACGACCGCTGTCTACGACCTGGACAACTCCCCCGAAAGCCGGGACTTGGTCGCCCGGTTCCAGCGATCGGGGTACTTCCTCATCACCCAGCGGATCAACCATGAAAGCCGCGTACGGGAGCTCATGGACCGGGGGGAGGTGAAGGCAATCCTCCGGATAAACCGGGGCTTCGGCGCCGGGCTGGGGGGAGGACGCACGGCTCCGCTCCAGATCATCCTGGACGGCACCGACTCCAATACCGCCGGCATCGTCCTGAACTATGCATCGCGGATCACCGCCCGCCTTAACGACGAACTGCGGGGAGCCCAACTCCCCCGAAGCGCAGGGGCACGTGTCTTCGCGGGTGGCGTCCAACTCCAGAGCCGCGCCTGGTTCAACGAGAACCTGGAGAGCAGCAACTACTACGTGCCAGCAGTCATCGCCAATATCGTCCTCATCATCACCATGCTCCTCTCCGGCATGGCCGTGGTGCGCGAGAAGGAGATCGGCACCATGGAGCAGATAATCGTCACCCCCATCTCCAGGAGTGAATTCATTCTCGGCAAGACCATCCCCTTCGTCCTCATCGGCTTCATCGATGTGGCAGTCATCACTGCTGTGTCGAAATTCTGGTTCCAGGTTCCCATCCGGGGAAGCCTGCCCCTCCTTTTCGGCTCAACCGCCCTCTTTCTCATGAGCACTCTCGGCTTCGGGCTCTTCATCTCCACCATCAGCACCACCCAGCAGCAGGCCATGATGAGCTCATTCTTTTTCATCTTCCCCGCCATGCTCCTCTCGGGGTTCGCCTTCCCCATCGAGAACATGCCACGGGTGATCCAGTACTTCACCTATCTGAACCCGCTCCGCTACTATCTGGTCATCATTCGGGGGATTTTTTTGAAAGGGGTGGGGGTCGATATTCTCTGGCCCCAGATGACGGGTCTGCTGGTGCTGGGAAGTGTCATTCTGGGGTTTGCAGTGAAACGGTTCCGGAAGACCCTGGCGTAG
- a CDS encoding ANTAR domain-containing response regulator, translated as MRSVLVCDDEPIIRMSLKNKLKELGFDEIRECGDGEQAVATALATMPDIIILDVSMPKKDGITAAREIRQRLKIPIILLTACCDPDTVRRAKESGIGGFLAKPLREQDLWPAIELACAHADEVETLKEEVEDLKEILESRKVIEKAKGVLMRNQGLSEPEAFRRMQKLAMDKRKSMRQIAEAILLTE; from the coding sequence TTGAGAAGTGTTCTCGTGTGCGATGATGAGCCGATTATCAGGATGAGCCTAAAAAATAAGCTCAAGGAGTTGGGCTTCGATGAAATCCGGGAGTGCGGGGACGGGGAGCAGGCTGTTGCGACGGCGCTGGCCACCATGCCCGACATCATTATCCTCGATGTCTCGATGCCCAAGAAGGACGGGATCACGGCGGCCCGGGAAATCCGGCAGCGGCTGAAGATCCCGATTATCCTCCTGACGGCCTGTTGTGACCCTGATACGGTCAGGCGGGCCAAGGAGAGCGGCATTGGCGGCTTTCTGGCCAAGCCGTTACGGGAGCAGGACCTCTGGCCCGCCATTGAACTTGCCTGTGCCCATGCCGACGAGGTGGAAACTCTCAAGGAAGAGGTGGAGGACCTGAAGGAAATCCTGGAGAGCCGCAAGGTTATCGAGAAGGCCAAGGGGGTCCTGATGCGGAACCAGGGGCTTTCGGAGCCCGAGGCGTTCCGCAGGATGCAGAAGCTGGCCATGGATAAGCGCAAGAGCATGCGGCAGATCGCCGAGGCGATTTTGCTTACGGAATAA
- the rpsD gene encoding 30S ribosomal protein S4, with protein MARYTGPSCRLCRRENMELFLKGERCYTDKCAIKRRNYPPGQHGQGRPKVSNYGIQLREKQKVRRIYGVLEKQFRSYFEEADRMRGVTGENLLSLLERRLDNVVYRLGFASSRTEARILVRHNHFTLNGRKANIPSIQLKAGDVVVLKEKSRKIACINESLDAVVRRGTPQWLELDKEGYKGVVKLLPAREDIAMPIQEQLIVELYSK; from the coding sequence TTGGCTAGATATACAGGTCCTTCCTGCAGGCTTTGCAGGCGGGAAAACATGGAGTTGTTTCTCAAGGGTGAGCGTTGTTACACTGACAAGTGTGCCATAAAGCGTAGGAATTATCCTCCCGGCCAGCATGGTCAGGGAAGGCCGAAGGTTTCCAACTACGGGATTCAGCTTCGGGAGAAGCAGAAGGTTCGTCGGATTTACGGCGTACTTGAGAAACAGTTCCGCAGTTACTTTGAAGAGGCTGACCGGATGCGGGGCGTTACGGGTGAGAATCTGCTTTCACTCCTTGAACGGCGCCTTGATAACGTAGTATATCGCCTCGGCTTTGCTTCCTCTCGTACAGAGGCAAGGATTCTGGTCCGCCACAATCACTTCACCCTTAATGGAAGAAAAGCGAATATTCCCTCTATCCAACTCAAGGCTGGTGATGTGGTTGTGCTGAAAGAAAAGAGCCGCAAGATTGCCTGCATCAATGAATCCCTTGATGCGGTCGTTCGCCGTGGGACCCCTCAGTGGCTTGAGCTTGACAAAGAAGGCTACAAAGGCGTTGTAAAACTGCTCCCCGCTCGCGAGGACATTGCAATGCCGATTCAGGAGCAACTGATCGTCGAGCTTTACTCCAAGTAA
- a CDS encoding ABC transporter permease: MKLQRVAAVARKEFIHVFRDPRSLGMGIAIPMLLLFLFGYALTLDVDRVPLMVWDQSATPESRDFISHFAGSRYFTLAGRVGTYREIEIAIDRRDVLMALVIPTDFARKVRTGMPAPVQLILDGSDSNTATIALGYAEAVTSVWAREVVLEQTRRFGPVPAAGSVDVRPRVWFNTDMVSRNYIFPGLIAVIMMVIAALLTSLTVAREWETGTMEQLITTPLRGAELIVGKLIPYFAIGILDLVLSVLVGEFVFDIPLRGSLWLLFAMSLIFLTCALAFGLLISIVTKNQRLASQTAMVTTMLPAFLLSGFIFPIENMPPPIQAVTHIITARYFVTILRDIYLKGVGLGVLAPEAAFLAVFGVVVLALAVKKFRKKVE, from the coding sequence ATGAAGCTCCAGCGCGTGGCGGCCGTGGCCCGCAAGGAATTCATTCACGTCTTTCGGGATCCCCGGAGCCTCGGCATGGGGATCGCGATTCCGATGCTGCTGCTCTTTCTCTTCGGCTACGCCCTCACCCTGGACGTGGACCGGGTGCCGCTCATGGTCTGGGACCAGAGCGCCACCCCCGAGAGCCGGGACTTCATCAGCCACTTCGCCGGCTCCCGTTACTTCACCCTGGCTGGGCGCGTCGGCACCTACCGGGAAATCGAGATTGCCATCGACCGGCGCGACGTCCTCATGGCCCTGGTGATCCCCACCGATTTCGCCCGCAAGGTTCGGACGGGGATGCCGGCGCCGGTGCAACTGATCCTGGACGGGAGCGACTCCAACACTGCCACCATCGCCTTGGGGTATGCCGAGGCCGTGACCTCTGTCTGGGCCCGGGAGGTGGTCCTTGAGCAGACCCGACGCTTCGGGCCTGTTCCCGCCGCCGGCAGCGTGGATGTGCGCCCCCGGGTCTGGTTCAACACCGACATGGTCTCCCGCAACTACATCTTCCCGGGGCTCATCGCGGTCATCATGATGGTCATCGCCGCGCTCCTCACCTCCCTCACCGTGGCTAGGGAGTGGGAAACCGGCACCATGGAGCAACTCATCACCACCCCGCTCCGGGGGGCGGAGCTCATCGTCGGCAAACTCATCCCCTATTTCGCCATCGGCATCCTCGACCTGGTCCTCTCGGTCCTGGTGGGGGAGTTCGTCTTTGACATCCCGCTGCGGGGGAGCCTCTGGCTCCTGTTCGCCATGTCGCTCATCTTTCTCACCTGCGCCCTCGCCTTCGGGCTCCTCATCAGCATCGTCACCAAGAACCAGCGACTCGCCTCCCAGACCGCCATGGTGACCACCATGCTCCCGGCATTCCTCCTCTCCGGCTTCATCTTCCCCATCGAGAACATGCCTCCCCCCATCCAGGCAGTAACCCACATCATTACGGCCCGCTACTTTGTCACCATCCTGCGGGATATCTATCTGAAGGGAGTGGGGCTCGGCGTGCTGGCACCGGAGGCGGCGTTTCTGGCGGTCTTCGGAGTGGTGGTCCTGGCCCTGGCGGTAAAAAAATTCCGGAAGAAGGTGGAGTGA
- a CDS encoding ABC transporter ATP-binding protein codes for MDAIITDNLTKRFGTLTAVGGLTLSVAQGELFGLVGSDGAGKTTTMRMLTGIMDPTEGAARVMGRHTVREAEPLKEEIGYMSQRFGLYPDLTVLENLHFYADIYGLPWRGRDEKISRLLSFSNLTPFGKRLAGNLSGGMKQKLGLACALIHTPKVLFLDEPTNGVDPVSRRDFWRILYQLLREGVTVFVATAYLDEADRCNRVGLIHRGRLLACDTPDNLRGLMDGTILEVLTPAPRRAALLLRERLEGESVGIFGDRLHVVTRDAAEAGPAIKAIMEGAGVTVQSIRPIEPSLEDVLVSVLSGEATQ; via the coding sequence ATGGACGCCATCATCACCGACAACCTCACCAAACGCTTCGGCACCCTGACCGCCGTGGGCGGACTCACCCTCTCCGTGGCCCAAGGGGAGCTCTTCGGCCTCGTGGGCTCCGACGGCGCCGGCAAGACCACCACCATGCGAATGCTGACCGGCATCATGGACCCCACGGAGGGGGCGGCCCGGGTCATGGGACGCCACACGGTGCGGGAAGCGGAGCCCCTCAAGGAGGAGATCGGCTACATGAGCCAACGGTTCGGCCTCTACCCGGACCTGACCGTGCTGGAAAACCTCCACTTCTACGCCGACATCTACGGGCTCCCTTGGCGGGGGCGCGACGAGAAGATCAGCCGCCTCCTCTCCTTCAGCAACCTGACCCCCTTCGGAAAGCGGCTGGCCGGCAACCTCTCCGGCGGCATGAAGCAGAAGCTGGGGCTTGCCTGCGCCCTCATCCATACCCCCAAGGTCCTCTTCCTGGACGAGCCCACCAACGGGGTCGACCCGGTCTCCCGCCGGGACTTCTGGCGCATCCTCTACCAGCTCCTGCGGGAAGGGGTGACGGTTTTCGTGGCCACCGCCTACCTGGACGAGGCGGACCGCTGCAATCGCGTGGGGCTCATCCACCGGGGGAGGCTCCTGGCCTGCGACACCCCCGACAACCTCCGGGGGCTCATGGACGGCACCATCCTCGAAGTGCTGACCCCTGCTCCGAGACGAGCCGCCCTGCTCCTGAGGGAACGCCTTGAGGGAGAATCCGTGGGAATCTTCGGCGACCGGCTCCACGTGGTCACGCGGGATGCGGCGGAGGCAGGCCCTGCCATCAAGGCGATCATGGAGGGGGCGGGGGTGACGGTCCAGAGCATCCGCCCCATCGAGCCGAGCCTTGAGGATGTTCTGGTATCGGTGCTTTCCGGGGAGGCAACCCAATGA
- a CDS encoding ABC transporter ATP-binding protein: MSDLAVTLRNLEKRFGDFVAVNRVSLDVKRGEIFGFLGPNGAGKSTTIRMLCGILQPTAGSGTVAGFDIVRQPEEIKKNIGYMSQKFSLYEDLTVEENIDFYSGIYRIPDAKKKERKEWVIRMAGLTEHRTSKTAILSGGWKQRLALGCAVLHEPPIIFLDEPTSGVDPVSRRNFWDLIYHLAGGGVTVFVTTHYMDEAEYCDRLALIYRGELIALGTPAELKTRFMEEEIVEVRCSQPQDAMETIEAIPGMGHTALFGRTLHVVAQRADEAIPAIQESLAAGGFTVDGIERIVPSLEDVFVSLIEARDRETAPQREFRR, from the coding sequence ATGAGCGACTTGGCGGTCACCCTCCGCAACCTGGAAAAGCGTTTCGGCGATTTCGTGGCTGTGAACCGGGTGAGCCTCGACGTGAAACGGGGCGAGATCTTCGGCTTCCTGGGCCCCAACGGCGCGGGAAAATCCACCACCATCCGGATGCTCTGCGGCATTCTCCAGCCCACTGCGGGGAGCGGCACCGTGGCCGGCTTCGACATCGTCCGGCAACCCGAGGAGATCAAGAAGAACATCGGCTACATGAGCCAGAAGTTCTCCCTCTACGAAGACCTGACCGTGGAGGAGAACATCGATTTCTACAGCGGCATCTACCGGATTCCCGACGCCAAAAAGAAGGAGCGCAAGGAGTGGGTCATCCGGATGGCGGGGCTGACGGAGCACCGGACCTCCAAGACCGCAATCCTCTCCGGCGGCTGGAAGCAGCGGCTGGCCTTGGGATGCGCCGTTCTCCACGAGCCCCCCATCATCTTCCTGGACGAACCCACCTCGGGCGTGGACCCCGTCAGCCGCCGCAACTTCTGGGACCTGATCTACCACCTGGCCGGCGGCGGGGTCACCGTCTTCGTCACCACCCACTACATGGATGAGGCCGAATACTGCGACCGCCTGGCCCTCATCTACCGGGGGGAACTCATCGCCCTGGGAACCCCGGCGGAGCTGAAGACCCGCTTCATGGAGGAGGAGATCGTGGAGGTGCGCTGCAGTCAGCCCCAGGATGCCATGGAGACCATCGAGGCCATCCCCGGCATGGGACACACCGCCCTCTTCGGACGGACGCTCCATGTTGTTGCCCAGCGGGCCGACGAGGCGATCCCGGCCATCCAGGAGTCGCTTGCCGCCGGAGGCTTCACCGTGGACGGCATCGAGCGGATCGTCCCCTCCCTGGAGGATGTCTTCGTCTCCCTCATCGAGGCCAGGGACCGGGAGACCGCGCCCCAACGGGAGTTCAGACGATGA